The Cygnus atratus isolate AKBS03 ecotype Queensland, Australia chromosome 2, CAtr_DNAZoo_HiC_assembly, whole genome shotgun sequence genome window below encodes:
- the LOC118247823 gene encoding carbonic anhydrase 3-like, with translation MAQSVWGYDSDNGPERWHENYPMAKGDKQSPIEINSKDVRHDSSLAPWHASYDPGAAKTILNNGRTCRVVFDDSFDRSVLRGGPLTGAYRLRQLHLHWGSSDDHGSEHVIDGVKYAAELHMVHWNPKHGNFAGALKQPDGVAVVGIFLKVGKTPKPEMKRILEEIDNIKTKGKEAPFQHFDPSILFPKSRDYWTYHGSFTTPPCEECITWILLREPIEVSPDQMAKLRSLSKNGENEAMNPLVDNWRPPQPVKGRVVRASFK, from the exons ATGGCCCAGTCCGTGTGGGGCTACGACAGCGACAACG GACCCGAGCGCTGGCATGAAAACTACCCTATGGCCAAAGGTGACAAGCAGTCACCCATCGAAATCAACAGCAAAGATGTGCGGCACGACTCTTCGCTCGCTCCTTGGCATGCCAGTTACGACCCCGGAGCAGCCAAAACCATCCTGAACAACGGACGGACCTGCAGAGTTGTCTTTGATGACAGTTTTGATAGATCAG TGCTGAGAGGTGGGCCACTCACAGGAGCCTACAGGCTGCGCCAGCTGCACTTGCACTGGGGTTCCTCTGATGACCATGGCTCTGAGCATGTCATAGATGGGGTGAAATATGCAGCAGAG tTACACATGGTACACTGGAATCCAAAACATGGCAATTTTGCTGGAGCTTTGAAACAACCTGATGGTGTGGCTGTTGTGggcatttttctgaaa GTTGGAAAAACTCCCAAACCAGAAATGAAGAGAATTCTTGAAGAAATAGATAACATTAAGACCAAG GGGAAAGAGGCTCCTTTTCAGCACTTCGATCCATCAATTCTTTTCCCCAAATCTCGGGACTACTGGACCTACCATGGTTCGTTCACAACACCCCCCTGTGAGGAGTGCATCACTTGGATTCTCTTGAGGGAGCCCATTGAAGTCAGCCCAGACCAG atGGCAAAGTTACGTAGCCTTTCCAAGAATGGTGAAAACGAAGCCATGAACCCACTGGTTGATAACTGGCGTCCACCTCAGCCTGTGAAGGGCAGGGTGGTGAGAGCCTCGTTCAAGTAA